TCCCCTGGTGCTTCAGCCTGGCATCCCAGGGCCATGGGGAGGGGGCTCCTGCCTGGGGACCTTCTCTCCTCAAGGATCCACAGGCTGGAACAGATGGGATGACATCACCTGCCTTCTTGCTAAGTGCTCACTGCATGCCTggccctgtgctaagcacttccCACGTACTATCAGATCCTCACAGGatccttttaaattttggattttgTTACCCTCATTACCGAAGTAACCACagtcccagagaggttaagtgactttctaGCTCAGTAACCACAGGCAGGTAGCCAACTTGAGACTCAAAAGCCGGGGCCTAAGCTTTTACACCCCGATTGTCTAGCCTCATGAGAGTGGCCCTGCTCCTCATTCTCCCACCCCATCTCTCTGCACCCCTCCGGGCTTGGACTGGCCCCAGAATTCCTGGCTCACTAGTACTTCTCTTAGCATCAAGACACAGCTTCCGTCCTAGGAATTCTTTTGCATGCAATTTGCATGTTAGCCTGGCATCCCAGGGGCATGGCTAGAAGTTTGAGTGGGAGCCCTACCCTGTCCCATCTCCCTGGGTCCCTGCTTGGAAACTTGCAGCTTACTCCCAGAACCTTCAGTTAGATCTCAGATCCCTCTTCTTACCTAAACTCTAAATGCACAAAGTTCTAAAGTATCTCTGCCTCTCAGCCCTAAATGGGGCTTTTCCTCTCTTAAGGGCTGAAAGGGGCCTTAAAAGCCCCCTAATTAGCCCCTGACAGTATGTGAATACCTTGTCCCAATTCTCTATTCTGAGCTGAAATTTGCTTCACTGTGCTTCTATCTGCTGCCCAGAAGTCCTTATTACGCAGGCCTGGGTGTCCCCGCCTGTCCCACTCCTTAACGCCCCCTGCTCATACCTACACAGCTGTCCTCGTCACTGATCTCCGGGGTCCCCGGGTTCTGGGACAGGAAGGCCGCCCCCTGAGCTCGAGCCTGCAGCCAGGAGCTGTGAGCAGCCATGCTGGTCAGCAGCACAGGGGTGTCTTCTTGGGCACAGCTTGATGCAAAGCTGATGATCCCAGCCTGAACCCAGTGTCCGTCAGGCTCACGGCACAGCACGGGGCCCCCAGAATCCCCCTGGAGCCAGGCAAAGGAGTCAAGGGTGGACATTTGAGCCCCAGCCATGGGCAGACACCCTGTCCTCTAACAGTGGCATTCCACCCAACCCTGTGGACTGAGCACCGAGCCCAGGGCtaggccccctccccctctgttccctTCCCTTGTCTCCCCCATCAGACCTGACAGGGCCCCTGCACCCCAGGCTGGGCGCCCCCACACAGCATCCCCGGCCGAGCTGGGCTAGCCAGCAGCCGCTGGTGCAGCCGGTCGTAGAGGCAGTTACATGTGGGGCGGCTGATTAGACGCAGGCGCAGATTCCGCAGAGTCCTGGGAGCTGGCACGAGAAAGGGGGTTGGTGGGGAGCAAGGGAGACTGAGCAGACGGACAGCTGGCAGCtggggctgtgtgaccttgggcgagcgCTTACCACCATTGGTGTCCTGATCCCAGCCAGTGGCCCAGCAGGAGGTCCCAAAAGGAAAGCGATGGGTAGGTTGGGGCAAGCAGAGGGGTGCGTGGGCCACGGGGTGGGCAAGTCGTAGCAGGGCCAGGTCTGAGCCCTGGCTGTAGTGGTTATAGGCCCTTGGCAGCTGCAGAGCCGTCACCCCCACCTCCTCGGCCCCTGGGCTCAGCCCCTCTTGTTGCAGAGAACCCAGGACAACTGACCAGGAGTTCAGTCCTGTCATTGCTGCCCTGGAAGGGGAGGGACAAGGCCGAGGCATTGAATGCAAAGGGGGACAGTAACACCATGGGAGACACCACTGGGTAGGTGAAAGGGGCAGAAATCAGCCCAGAGCTTTAAGccagctccttccctcccccaaaactctgttttctctttcgTAAGGCTTCTACCACAAACGGTTCAGATTAACTTGATAATGTGTACCAAGCACATGGCACACTCAGTAAATGGTACTTTGTTATTCTAGGGGCAGGGGTCAGTTTTATGGGGTTTGGGGACATAtcacccactccccccccccacccctccggcCAAAAGCCAGAAACTCAGCTTGACCCCAGCCATGACTCACTTTTCAAAGCAATGAGCAGCAGTGAGGACCCAGGTGTCCGCCACCAGGGATCCACTGCAGATGTGGACCCCCTGCCTCCTCACACTCGCTTGCCATGGCCACTCGCCAGGTACTGTGATGCCCTCCTGAGGCTCAGGGGGGCCAGGGCCACGCTGCCCACATACTGTAAAGAGGGGTGGATCAGACTGACAGAAGACCCCTGTCCTGCCCTCACCACAGGCCTGAGCCAGATCCAAGAAAGGCCTGACCCCATGTCCCCAGAGCTTACCGTGCTGAGCTGCTTGAAGAcctgggaagagagagacacaggtgAGATGGGGGAGCCTTACCTGGTGGGCCCAGCCTTGGCAGAGGCAGAGGTTTGGGGGGATGGGCCCTGGGTCCTTGTCTATGACTGCAGCTACCTTACCAGCCCCTCCcagaatgaaaatatatgagGTCAAGAAAGAGCTTTTATTAGAACCTATTCAGAGTGTACACTCAGTAATTAATTCTCCTCCTTCAGCTGTGCTCAGCACTCCTAGGCCTGAGAAGCAGGGCCAGGGTTCAGCTTGGGACGGGTCCAGCCCTCCTCCAGGCTTCAGAACCCCCAACTCCAGCCCCCGCCACTGAGTCAGGGAGGCGGCCTGTGTATGTGGAGAGCATTAGCTTAATTGTGCCCTCAGCCTCGATGCCTAAGAGGAAGGATTAGAGGCCGACGTTATGTTCAAGTTGGGGAGGGCTCCAAGAGATGGAGACTCACCCCACCCCTGTTCTGACGACTCAGACTCCCCGACCTTTCCAGAATCCGCCAGAAACTCTACCAAAGGATCCCCTGCCCTGCCTGTGTCCCATCACAGGCACATCAACATCTGGGCCAGGAGAGGCCAGGGGAGAtgggacagagagatggagagacagagccAAAGGGCTCCCAGAACCTGCCGAAGGTCATTCTGGAAgtagagaggcagagaggggcgcAGGGTACACACACAGGCACAGTGACTGCAGACACAGACTGTCATCTGGCCCAAGAAAGTCCCATCCGTTTTGTCACAGGTGGCCACATCCACCTCCCCTGCTCCACAGCCAGACACAGGCTCGGGCCGACTGTCGCCCCAGACATGCGCCCTCACCACACTGAGCTGCAAGGCTGCTGGGACAGAGGGTGGCCAGTCCCTGAACGCCCACCATaccacacccctccccactcacacacgGGTGGCTCACCCTCGATGAGGACCGCTGCTCCCAGGATGAGCAGCCCTGGTCCCCAGCTCGGCTGCATGCTGCTCCAGGCCACTCTGCCGCCCGTACTCCGCTTTTCGGAGAGGCCACCTGGGTCTCCCTAGCTCCACCTCTGCTCCGCCCCCGGTTGGCTAAGAGTCAGGTGTCCTTGCTTTTCCTCAGGCCGGGAAGGGAGCCAGTGGCTCCTAGCTCTGGGGCTGCAACTTTGTTACCCTGGGCTCTTCACCACCCCTCCGGGCAGCTCCGCCATGGCCAGACTGCGTGGGTTCAAACCCTAGTTCCCCCAGTTAACTGCCTGAGCGACCCTGGCCAATTAGCCTGTCCGTGAACTCAGAATTGCTGAATGTGAAAATGCCCGGACCAGAGTCTGACATAGAGTAGACTTGCCCCCAGCGTGGAAGCTGTCCTCTGGGGACTGGGAAGGGCACTGTGGGCAGACTCCCAGGTCTCACTTTATTtcagcttccccacctctctcccagGCCCACGTGCAGGTGGGTCTCACATACCTTCTCCCACCTTGCTTCAGAGGCTGCGTGTGCAGGGCTGGGGACTGAAGACCAGGGCTCTGTACCGGCAGCACGACTGACAA
The sequence above is drawn from the Neomonachus schauinslandi chromosome 5, ASM220157v2, whole genome shotgun sequence genome and encodes:
- the PRSS53 gene encoding serine protease 53, whose translation is MQPSWGPGLLILGAAVLIEGLQAAQHVCGQRGPGPPEPQEGITVPGEWPWQASVRRQGVHICSGSLVADTWVLTAAHCFEKAAMTGLNSWSVVLGSLQQEGLSPGAEEVGVTALQLPRAYNHYSQGSDLALLRLAHPVAHAPLCLPQPTHRFPFGTSCWATGWDQDTNGAPRTLRNLRLRLISRPTCNCLYDRLHQRLLASPARPGMLCGGAQPGVQGPCQGDSGGPVLCREPDGHWVQAGIISFASSCAQEDTPVLLTSMAAHSSWLQARAQGAAFLSQNPGTPEISDEDSCVACGSLRREGPQAGAPSPWPWDARLKHQGKLACGGALVSEEVVLTAAHCFIGRQTPEEWSIGLGAGPEERGLKQIVLHGAYTHPEGGYDVALLLLAQPVTLGPSLRPLCLPYSDHHLPDGERGWVLGLPRQGAGASSPQTVPVTLLGPRACSRLHATLGSDSVPILPGMVCSSVVGEPPHCEGLSGAPLVHEVRGTWFLAGLHSFGDACQGPARPAVFVALPAYENWVSSLDWRVYFAEEPEPETEPGSCSANTSMWP